A genomic window from Methylorubrum extorquens includes:
- a CDS encoding sensor histidine kinase produces the protein MVSTGYNPALVALSLAIAVLASYTALDLGGRVRAAASGLGWAWLLGAALAMGGGIWSMHFVGMLAFEMGQPAAYDLGHTLLSLLIAIGVTGAALAWVGRRRAGRRDVLVAGPVMGIGVAAMHYTGMAAMRMPGQLAYSVPVVALSVGIAITAATVALWLTFRPTNVWQRFAAALTMGVAVAGMHYTGMAAATITAEDAGAHSAHFAATSVDQQNLALYVAGATFVILFLAMLASAFDQQRIQGELRASEERFRAAVQAVRGVLWTNDPEGRMMGEQPGWAALTGQTRDEYEGFGWADAVHPEDRQASVEAWNATVATRSTFLHEHRVRARDGLWRHFSIRAVPVLEPHGAIREWVGVHTDITEQREAEAELRESNEEIQRYAYIVSHDLRAPLVNVMGFTSELEAVRQELRTVLRDHPQGGRIDDDITEALGFIQAAIVKMERLIAAILKLSREGRRRFSPEPLAMTAVIRGIADAQRHQAGRKGVTVTVAEDLPSIVADRLAVEQVFGNLIDNALKYLDPARPGTVEVTARPAPGNRIRFAVSDTGRGIAPQDHGRIFELFRRSGTQDQPGEGIGLASVKALVRALGGRIEVSSQPGIGTTFIVTLPREPVTGRGGAAKSDPPDTMTLAAE, from the coding sequence ATGGTTTCCACCGGCTACAATCCGGCTCTCGTGGCGCTGTCCCTCGCCATTGCCGTACTCGCCTCCTACACCGCGCTCGATCTCGGCGGACGCGTGCGCGCCGCCGCATCCGGGCTGGGCTGGGCTTGGCTTCTGGGTGCGGCCTTGGCGATGGGGGGCGGCATCTGGTCGATGCATTTCGTCGGGATGCTGGCCTTCGAAATGGGGCAGCCCGCAGCCTACGACCTCGGCCACACGCTCCTGTCCCTTCTCATCGCCATCGGGGTGACCGGCGCGGCTTTGGCCTGGGTCGGCCGTCGGCGGGCCGGCCGCAGGGACGTCCTCGTTGCCGGTCCCGTCATGGGGATCGGCGTGGCGGCGATGCACTATACCGGGATGGCCGCGATGCGGATGCCCGGCCAGCTCGCCTACAGCGTGCCGGTTGTCGCGCTCTCGGTGGGGATCGCCATCACCGCGGCGACCGTCGCTCTGTGGCTGACCTTTCGACCCACGAACGTCTGGCAGCGCTTCGCCGCCGCCCTGACCATGGGCGTTGCAGTGGCCGGTATGCACTACACCGGCATGGCAGCCGCGACGATCACCGCCGAGGACGCCGGCGCTCATTCCGCTCATTTCGCAGCGACGAGCGTGGATCAGCAGAATCTCGCCCTCTACGTGGCCGGGGCGACCTTCGTGATCCTGTTCCTCGCGATGCTCGCTTCCGCTTTCGATCAGCAGCGGATCCAGGGTGAATTGCGGGCAAGCGAAGAGCGTTTCCGGGCCGCCGTACAAGCCGTGCGCGGCGTGCTGTGGACCAACGATCCGGAGGGCCGGATGATGGGCGAACAGCCCGGCTGGGCCGCCCTGACAGGGCAAACCCGCGACGAGTATGAGGGCTTCGGCTGGGCCGACGCCGTGCATCCGGAGGATAGGCAGGCAAGCGTCGAGGCTTGGAACGCGACCGTCGCCACCCGCAGCACCTTCCTGCACGAGCATCGGGTGCGTGCTCGGGACGGCTTGTGGCGGCATTTCTCGATCCGCGCGGTCCCCGTGCTCGAGCCGCACGGTGCCATCCGCGAATGGGTCGGCGTCCACACCGACATCACCGAGCAGCGTGAGGCCGAGGCCGAGTTGCGAGAATCGAATGAAGAGATTCAGCGCTACGCCTACATCGTCAGCCACGATCTGCGCGCGCCGCTCGTCAACGTGATGGGATTCACGAGCGAGCTGGAGGCGGTGCGCCAGGAATTGCGCACGGTGCTGCGCGACCATCCGCAGGGCGGGCGGATCGATGACGACATCACCGAGGCGCTGGGCTTCATCCAGGCGGCGATCGTCAAGATGGAGCGGTTGATCGCCGCCATCCTGAAACTCTCACGAGAGGGCCGGCGCCGGTTCAGCCCGGAGCCGCTCGCGATGACGGCCGTCATCCGCGGGATCGCCGACGCCCAGCGCCACCAGGCCGGGCGCAAGGGTGTGACGGTGACGGTGGCCGAGGATCTGCCCTCGATCGTGGCCGACCGGCTCGCCGTGGAACAGGTCTTCGGCAACTTGATCGACAACGCCCTCAAATATCTCGATCCGGCCCGGCCCGGAACCGTCGAAGTCACGGCCCGGCCCGCGCCCGGCAACCGCATCCGTTTTGCCGTCTCCGACACGGGGCGGGGTATCGCACCGCAGGATCATGGCCGCATCTTCGAGCTGTTCCGGCGGTCCGGCACGCAGGATCAGCCGGGGGAGGGGATCGGGCTCGCCAGCGTGAAAGCCCTGGTGCGCGCGCTCGGCGGACGGATCGAGGTGTCGTCACAGCCGGGCATCGGCACAACCTTTATCGTGACGCTGCCGCGCGAGCCGGTTACAGGCCGAGGCGGGGCCGCGAAATCCGATCCTCCCGATACGATGACTCTGGCCGCGGAGTAG
- a CDS encoding class II glutamine amidotransferase → MCRWIAYRGRTIPLEHYVTEPAHSLVSQSIKALESTASTNGDGFGLGWYGDHPEPGRFREVQPAWSDENLRYICRHLHSHLFFAHVRAATGTPITRPNCHPFACGPWLFMHNGYIGDWSRLRRPIEALIPDELYPSRNGTTDSEALFLAILGQGLMASEVKRDPITATTRALAAVTELVGGIEGGHPFRFTAALADGRDLYAFRYAANDAANSMYYRQSADGVVVVSEPLDKEHATWTPVPDNSVVIARKDALVEVVSLKDFGLARTSRLPQLQMQLSA, encoded by the coding sequence ATGTGTCGCTGGATCGCTTATCGAGGCCGCACGATCCCGCTCGAGCATTATGTGACCGAACCGGCGCATTCGCTGGTCTCGCAAAGCATCAAGGCGCTCGAATCGACGGCGAGCACCAACGGCGACGGCTTCGGCCTGGGCTGGTACGGCGACCACCCCGAGCCCGGCCGCTTCCGCGAGGTGCAGCCGGCGTGGTCCGACGAGAACCTGCGCTACATCTGCCGCCACCTGCACTCGCACCTGTTCTTCGCCCATGTGCGTGCGGCAACCGGCACGCCGATCACCCGGCCGAACTGCCACCCCTTCGCCTGCGGACCGTGGCTGTTCATGCATAACGGCTATATCGGCGACTGGTCGCGGCTGCGCCGGCCGATCGAAGCCCTGATACCCGACGAACTCTATCCCTCCCGCAACGGCACGACCGATTCCGAGGCGCTGTTCCTGGCGATCCTCGGCCAGGGCCTGATGGCATCGGAAGTGAAGCGCGACCCGATCACCGCCACGACGCGGGCGCTGGCTGCGGTGACGGAATTGGTCGGCGGCATCGAGGGCGGGCATCCGTTCCGCTTTACCGCGGCACTCGCCGATGGGCGCGACCTCTACGCCTTCCGCTACGCTGCCAACGATGCGGCCAACAGCATGTATTACCGCCAGTCGGCGGATGGCGTCGTGGTGGTCTCGGAGCCGTTGGATAAGGAGCACGCGACCTGGACCCCGGTACCGGACAACAGCGTCGTGATCGCCCGCAAGGACGCGCTGGTCGAGGTTGTTTCGCTGAAGGATTTCGGCCTCGCCCGGACGTCCCGCCTGCCGCAACTGCAAATGCAGCTGAGCGCATAA
- a CDS encoding N-acetylglutaminylglutamine amidotransferase — protein MCGICGEINFGGAADPNAVRAMMEVLRPRGPDAGGIHGQGGVLFGHCRLKIIDLSEAGQQPMVDAELGLSIVFNGCIYNYKDLREQLIAKGYRFFSTSDTEVVLKAFHAWGRDCVKRFLGMFVFAVYERDSGRVTFARDRLGIKPLYYAESGKRFRFASALPALLAAGDVDTTIDRAALHHYMSWHAGVPAPLTILKGVRKVHPATTLTFEPDGSRREETYWSLVVGPRQEDRHRTEADWRAAVLDSLTTAVARRQIADVPTGVLLSGGLDSSVIVALLAKSGQSGLKTFSVGFDAVNGVEGDEFKYSDIIAERFETDHAKLVVDGSRTLEALPAAIHAMAEPQMSHDAVAFLLLSQEVAKHVKVIQSGQGADEVFGGYHWYPKLMGSTDPTTDYANAYFDRDHAEMRETLTPDFVDQDYSRDFLARFFAESKSASAIDKTLDLDQRIMLVDDPVKRVDNMTMACGLEARVPFLDHELVELAARIPAELKVRDGGKYILKEAARAVVPAEVIDRPKGYFPVPALKHIRGPFMEFVRDVLDRPAARERGIFNRAYVDRLLADPDGTLTPKGNSKLWQVALLEAWLQSHGI, from the coding sequence ATGTGCGGGATCTGCGGGGAGATCAACTTCGGCGGCGCGGCCGATCCGAACGCCGTGCGGGCGATGATGGAGGTTCTGCGCCCCCGCGGTCCTGACGCTGGTGGGATCCACGGCCAGGGCGGCGTCCTGTTCGGCCATTGCCGTTTGAAGATCATCGACCTCTCGGAAGCCGGCCAGCAGCCGATGGTCGATGCCGAACTGGGGCTCTCGATTGTCTTCAACGGCTGCATCTACAACTACAAGGACCTTCGCGAGCAACTGATCGCCAAGGGCTACCGCTTCTTCTCGACCAGCGACACCGAGGTGGTGCTCAAGGCGTTTCACGCCTGGGGCCGGGACTGCGTGAAGCGCTTCCTCGGCATGTTCGTCTTCGCCGTCTACGAACGCGATTCGGGCCGCGTCACGTTCGCCCGCGACCGGCTCGGCATCAAGCCGCTCTATTATGCAGAGTCCGGCAAGCGCTTCCGTTTCGCCTCCGCGCTGCCGGCCCTGCTCGCAGCCGGCGATGTCGACACCACGATCGATAGGGCGGCGCTCCACCACTACATGAGCTGGCACGCAGGCGTGCCGGCCCCACTGACGATCCTCAAGGGCGTCCGTAAGGTCCACCCGGCCACGACCCTGACGTTCGAGCCCGATGGCTCGCGCCGCGAAGAAACCTACTGGTCGCTCGTGGTCGGTCCCCGCCAGGAGGACCGTCACAGAACCGAGGCGGATTGGCGCGCGGCGGTGCTCGACTCGCTCACCACGGCGGTCGCGCGCCGCCAGATCGCCGACGTGCCGACCGGCGTGCTGCTATCGGGTGGTCTCGATTCCTCGGTGATCGTCGCCCTGCTGGCCAAGAGCGGTCAGAGCGGGCTCAAGACCTTTTCCGTTGGCTTCGACGCGGTGAACGGCGTCGAGGGCGACGAGTTCAAATACTCCGACATCATCGCCGAGCGGTTCGAGACCGACCACGCCAAGCTCGTCGTGGACGGCTCTCGGACGCTTGAGGCCCTGCCGGCGGCGATCCATGCCATGGCTGAGCCGCAGATGAGCCACGACGCGGTGGCCTTCCTCCTGCTGTCGCAGGAAGTCGCCAAGCACGTGAAGGTAATCCAGAGCGGTCAAGGCGCCGACGAGGTGTTCGGCGGGTACCATTGGTATCCGAAGCTGATGGGATCGACCGATCCGACGACGGATTACGCGAACGCCTATTTCGACCGCGACCACGCGGAGATGCGTGAGACGCTCACACCCGATTTCGTGGATCAGGATTACAGCCGCGATTTCCTCGCCCGTTTTTTCGCCGAGTCGAAGAGCGCCAGCGCCATCGACAAGACCCTCGACCTCGATCAGCGGATTATGCTCGTGGACGATCCGGTCAAGCGGGTCGACAACATGACCATGGCCTGTGGGCTGGAGGCGCGCGTCCCTTTCCTCGACCATGAACTGGTCGAACTCGCCGCGCGCATTCCCGCCGAACTGAAAGTGCGCGACGGCGGCAAGTACATCCTCAAGGAGGCCGCCCGCGCCGTGGTTCCGGCCGAGGTGATCGACCGGCCGAAGGGCTACTTTCCGGTTCCGGCCCTCAAGCACATCCGCGGGCCGTTCATGGAGTTCGTGCGCGACGTGCTCGACCGTCCGGCGGCGCGCGAGCGCGGCATCTTCAACCGGGCTTACGTCGATCGCCTGCTCGCCGATCCCGACGGGACGCTGACGCCGAAGGGCAACTCCAAGCTCTGGCAGGTCGCCCTGCTCGAAGCGTGGCTGCAATCGCACGGCATCTGA
- a CDS encoding glutathione S-transferase family protein, with protein sequence MTARTLYYAPGACSLASHIVLEEIGAPYETIRLDLAKGDQRAPEYLAVNERGRVPALYEEGWVLTENAAILRHLARSHPEAGLLPEDLRGQAAADEWMAWLSTGHHIAYAHVRRPERYSADETAFPEIRAKGADTFGDLCTMTEVRLSNGGWALGERYSVVDAYLMVFWLWARGPTIGFDMPSLFPAWTAHARRMAERPAVRTVFAREGLTLPA encoded by the coding sequence ATGACCGCCCGCACGCTCTATTACGCCCCCGGCGCCTGCTCGCTCGCCTCCCACATCGTGCTGGAGGAGATCGGCGCGCCCTACGAGACCATTCGCCTCGACCTCGCCAAAGGCGACCAGAGGGCGCCGGAATATCTCGCGGTCAACGAGCGCGGACGCGTGCCGGCCCTTTATGAAGAGGGCTGGGTGCTCACCGAGAACGCGGCGATCCTGCGCCACCTCGCCCGCTCCCATCCGGAGGCCGGCTTGCTGCCGGAGGATCTGCGCGGGCAGGCGGCGGCTGACGAGTGGATGGCGTGGCTCTCCACCGGGCATCACATCGCCTACGCCCATGTCCGCCGGCCCGAGCGCTACAGCGCCGACGAGACCGCCTTCCCGGAGATTCGGGCGAAGGGGGCCGACACGTTCGGCGATCTCTGCACCATGACCGAGGTGCGGCTTTCCAACGGCGGCTGGGCGCTCGGCGAGCGATACAGCGTCGTCGATGCCTACCTCATGGTATTCTGGCTCTGGGCCCGCGGCCCGACGATCGGCTTCGATATGCCTTCGCTCTTCCCGGCCTGGACGGCGCATGCCCGCCGCATGGCCGAGCGCCCTGCCGTGCGCACAGTATTCGCCCGCGAGGGGCTGACGCTACCGGCCTGA
- a CDS encoding response regulator, which yields MQPPFHTVSIVMIEDDEGHARLIERNIRRAGVNNEILPFRDGTSALEFLFGADGTGEVSGRRHLLILLDLNLPDMTGIDILERIKANPHTKRSPVVVLTTTDDSREIQRCYDLGANVYITKPVNYEGFSNAIRQLGLFFSVIQVPENS from the coding sequence ATGCAGCCTCCTTTCCATACCGTCAGCATCGTGATGATCGAGGACGACGAGGGTCATGCCCGGCTGATCGAGCGCAACATCCGGCGCGCAGGGGTCAACAACGAGATTCTGCCGTTTCGCGACGGGACTTCGGCACTCGAATTCCTGTTCGGGGCCGACGGCACCGGCGAGGTGAGCGGACGGCGCCACCTCCTGATCCTGCTCGACCTCAACCTGCCCGACATGACCGGCATCGACATCTTGGAGCGGATCAAGGCCAATCCGCACACCAAGCGCTCGCCGGTCGTCGTCCTCACGACCACCGACGACAGCCGTGAGATCCAGCGCTGCTACGATCTCGGGGCGAACGTCTACATCACCAAACCCGTGAACTACGAGGGTTTCTCCAACGCCATCCGTCAGCTCGGGCTGTTCTTCTCGGTCATCCAGGTTCCCGAGAACTCATGA
- a CDS encoding Crp/Fnr family transcriptional regulator, producing MTPPPVSRFGRESLGDVETVASQAFELVQSGRTEPPPRDSLARKLATYVDLTHRDLLDLEEWSANGRRYTAQTPLLHQSDVPESAILVLDGFACRYKFLTNGRRQITAYLLPGDLFEPDLDFRLPLDCAIGTLTACQLAFIPRADYESIIRRRPRIARALQMVRLTESATLREWITNLGSRSGPERLAHFLCEMLLRLRTAGLAPGNQYSFPITQADLADTLGMSCVHVNRVLQKLRRDGLIELSGRRLTILKPEGLRVLAEYDASYLELAAVPLRPSAIDELIA from the coding sequence ATGACGCCGCCGCCTGTATCCCGATTCGGTCGAGAATCTCTCGGCGACGTTGAGACCGTCGCGTCGCAAGCATTCGAACTGGTTCAGAGCGGGCGAACGGAGCCGCCGCCACGTGATTCCTTGGCGCGAAAGCTCGCGACCTATGTGGATCTGACCCACCGTGACCTCCTGGACCTCGAAGAATGGTCTGCAAACGGTCGTCGCTACACGGCGCAGACCCCGCTTTTGCACCAGTCCGACGTCCCGGAAAGCGCCATCCTGGTGCTCGACGGCTTCGCCTGCCGCTACAAGTTCCTGACCAATGGGCGGCGACAGATCACGGCCTACCTCCTGCCGGGGGACCTCTTCGAGCCTGATCTCGACTTTCGCCTGCCGCTCGACTGCGCGATCGGAACCCTGACCGCCTGCCAGCTCGCCTTCATTCCGCGTGCCGATTACGAGAGCATCATCCGGCGACGTCCGCGGATCGCCCGCGCGCTGCAGATGGTTCGGCTGACCGAATCGGCGACCTTGCGCGAATGGATTACCAATCTCGGCTCCCGGTCCGGTCCCGAGCGGCTGGCGCACTTCCTGTGTGAAATGCTGCTGCGTCTGCGGACTGCCGGTCTCGCCCCCGGTAACCAGTACAGCTTCCCCATCACGCAGGCCGATCTCGCCGACACGCTCGGCATGTCGTGCGTTCACGTCAATCGCGTTCTCCAGAAGCTGCGTCGCGACGGCTTGATCGAGCTTTCCGGCCGCAGGCTCACGATCTTGAAGCCCGAGGGGCTCAGGGTGCTGGCCGAGTATGATGCATCCTATCTGGAGCTTGCCGCTGTCCCGCTGCGGCCCTCGGCCATCGACGAACTCATCGCCTGA
- a CDS encoding PAS domain-containing protein, producing MNASATCLAANPDRWPDITAAKHLAAIPTMLEIIRRSTGLGFAAVARVTDETWLACWVRGDAGFGLQADAVLPADSMLCREVRRHRRPVVIDDVSSDTAMHDLSNSRDRGFRSYISFPITMPDGEIFGTLCAIGAEPAHLDRPEITGLFQQFSELIGLLLDAQRKPPIVRSRPEETGVASWQRTEPLVALIELLPFGAGLFGSDGQALVANSILQPLLTQGRVPGADADPHWTAYAADGTLLDPRDHPFARALRGESVPVTRFHYRGDDGIGRWARISGVPLQGPTNNARSWSGTEPAVLLLVEEERETGEVWRRSEARLRAAIDLGGLSSYRWNPATGALQSDARLKAMWGLTPDTPLDQSVWLSAIHPDDRTGVEAALARCIDLAGDGTYHVEYRVIGLGDGVERWVSTRGRAEFEDGRPAGFIGVAVEITGRKREEAAHRAGEARFRRFAEHSTNVLWLADLESRHLTYLNHALRRVWGVAPERLPSLERWLETIHPDDRDSVSHTLERVEEGEVVVQEYRILRPSDGAVRRIRDTFFPITGEDGRVHQLGGIAEDVTGRTGARIYLVDEDAPARRALLRLLRLAGYEVQTFAKAAGLAEVASSLQPGCVILDIETAGPESLAVAKALKAGQLALPVLVIGRSHGDVGFGVRAMKAGAVDYLEKPCEPAVLLTAVSAALAEQRTDTERSHAHDDAKLRIATLSPRERQVLEGLLAGGTNKSIGRVLGLSPRTVEIHRARVMEALGARTLPEAVLTAARAGVQPTATL from the coding sequence ATGAACGCCTCCGCGACATGTCTGGCCGCTAACCCGGACCGATGGCCCGATATCACCGCAGCGAAGCACCTCGCGGCGATACCGACGATGCTCGAAATCATCCGTCGCTCCACCGGCCTCGGCTTTGCGGCTGTGGCGCGGGTGACGGACGAGACGTGGCTGGCTTGCTGGGTCAGAGGTGATGCCGGTTTCGGCCTACAGGCGGACGCCGTGCTTCCCGCGGATTCAATGCTCTGCCGGGAGGTGCGGCGGCATCGCCGACCGGTCGTCATCGACGATGTCAGCTCGGATACGGCGATGCATGACCTCTCGAATTCTAGAGATCGCGGCTTTCGCAGCTACATCTCCTTTCCGATCACGATGCCGGATGGAGAGATCTTCGGGACACTCTGTGCGATCGGAGCGGAGCCGGCGCATTTGGATCGCCCGGAGATCACGGGATTGTTCCAGCAATTCTCCGAACTCATCGGGCTTCTACTCGACGCGCAGCGGAAGCCGCCCATCGTCCGCTCTCGGCCTGAGGAGACGGGAGTCGCATCGTGGCAGCGAACCGAGCCGTTGGTCGCTCTGATTGAGCTTCTTCCGTTTGGCGCCGGGCTGTTCGGGTCGGACGGTCAGGCCCTCGTCGCAAACTCCATCCTACAGCCCCTTCTGACACAGGGTCGCGTGCCCGGTGCCGACGCGGACCCGCACTGGACCGCCTATGCAGCGGATGGCACCCTCCTCGATCCGCGCGATCATCCGTTCGCGCGGGCCTTGCGTGGTGAAAGCGTCCCGGTCACGCGCTTCCATTACCGCGGCGATGACGGGATCGGGCGCTGGGCACGGATCAGTGGGGTGCCTCTGCAGGGTCCGACCAACAACGCACGCTCCTGGAGCGGCACGGAGCCGGCCGTACTCCTCCTCGTCGAGGAAGAGCGCGAAACGGGGGAGGTTTGGAGACGGAGCGAAGCCCGTCTTCGGGCCGCCATCGATCTGGGTGGCCTATCGTCCTATCGTTGGAACCCCGCGACGGGGGCACTGCAATCCGACGCGCGTCTCAAGGCCATGTGGGGGCTGACACCCGACACGCCGCTCGATCAATCCGTCTGGCTGTCGGCGATCCATCCCGACGATCGCACGGGGGTTGAGGCGGCGCTCGCCCGATGCATCGATCTGGCAGGCGATGGCACCTACCACGTCGAGTATCGGGTGATCGGACTCGGGGACGGCGTCGAGCGCTGGGTCTCGACGCGCGGACGAGCCGAGTTCGAAGACGGCCGACCCGCCGGCTTCATCGGTGTCGCGGTTGAGATCACCGGGCGCAAGCGAGAGGAGGCCGCCCACCGCGCGGGCGAAGCGCGCTTCCGGCGATTTGCCGAACATTCGACCAACGTCTTGTGGCTCGCGGATTTGGAGAGCCGCCATCTGACTTACCTCAATCATGCCCTTCGACGCGTTTGGGGCGTCGCGCCGGAGCGGCTGCCGTCCCTCGAACGCTGGCTTGAAACGATCCATCCGGACGACCGCGACAGCGTGAGCCATACGCTCGAACGGGTGGAGGAGGGTGAGGTGGTCGTCCAAGAATACCGCATCCTGCGCCCGTCGGACGGCGCCGTCAGGCGGATCCGCGATACGTTCTTCCCGATCACCGGAGAGGATGGCCGCGTTCACCAACTCGGCGGCATCGCCGAAGATGTGACGGGGCGCACCGGCGCACGGATCTACCTTGTGGACGAGGATGCGCCCGCGCGACGAGCGCTGCTCAGGCTGCTGCGGCTGGCCGGCTACGAGGTACAGACCTTCGCGAAGGCCGCGGGGCTGGCAGAGGTCGCAAGCTCCCTGCAGCCGGGTTGCGTCATTCTCGACATCGAGACCGCTGGACCGGAGAGCCTCGCGGTGGCGAAAGCGCTCAAGGCCGGGCAGCTCGCCCTGCCCGTACTCGTCATCGGACGCAGCCACGGCGATGTCGGCTTCGGCGTGCGCGCCATGAAGGCCGGTGCCGTCGATTACCTCGAAAAACCGTGCGAGCCGGCGGTACTGCTCACCGCCGTCTCGGCCGCTTTGGCCGAACAGCGCACCGACACCGAGCGCAGCCATGCCCACGACGACGCCAAGCTTCGCATCGCGACTCTTTCACCCCGAGAACGGCAGGTGCTGGAGGGGTTGCTGGCAGGGGGCACGAACAAGTCGATCGGCCGAGTCCTCGGCCTCAGTCCGCGCACCGTCGAGATCCACCGAGCCCGCGTCATGGAAGCGCTCGGGGCGCGTACCCTGCCGGAAGCGGTGCTGACGGCGGCCAGGGCCGGGGTGCAACCAACCGCCACCCTCTGA
- a CDS encoding sensor histidine kinase — translation MSDAPPASCRILYIDDDPGLGRLVQRSLQARGHHVELATNGTDGLARAQAGEIDLIALDHHMPDRTGLELLPMLRALPEAPPVIYVTGSEDSRVAVAALKAGAVDYVWKDVQGQFRELLGEAVDTALRQEALRRDKERAEAAVREARDRAELLLREVNHRVANSLTLVAALARMQTNAVADPAAKEALEEMQARISAIAGIHRRLYTSQDVEAVELDAYLTGLVEELQLAMKASGRDHAIRLHAEPIRLATDKAVSLGVVVTELVTNAYKYAYPAETQGEIRVQVMREGPDTLSLAVEDDGIGWTGEGQAKGTGLGSRIIRAMASNLRSVLTYVPGPSGTRAVLSFQA, via the coding sequence ATGAGCGACGCGCCCCCCGCATCCTGCCGCATCCTCTACATCGACGACGATCCCGGCCTCGGGCGCCTCGTGCAGCGCTCGCTTCAGGCCCGGGGGCACCATGTCGAACTGGCAACGAACGGCACGGACGGGCTGGCGCGGGCGCAGGCGGGCGAGATCGACCTTATCGCCCTCGACCATCACATGCCGGATCGGACCGGGCTCGAATTGCTGCCGATGCTCCGGGCCCTGCCGGAAGCGCCGCCGGTGATCTACGTGACCGGCTCCGAGGACAGCCGTGTGGCGGTGGCCGCCCTCAAAGCAGGCGCGGTCGATTACGTCTGGAAGGACGTGCAGGGCCAGTTCCGGGAATTGCTCGGCGAGGCGGTCGATACCGCCCTGCGCCAAGAGGCCCTGCGCCGCGACAAGGAGCGGGCGGAAGCCGCCGTTCGCGAGGCGCGCGACCGGGCGGAGCTGTTGCTGCGCGAAGTGAACCACCGGGTCGCCAACTCCTTGACCCTGGTTGCCGCGCTCGCCCGGATGCAGACTAATGCGGTGGCGGACCCGGCGGCCAAGGAGGCGCTGGAAGAGATGCAGGCGCGGATCTCGGCCATCGCCGGTATCCACCGCCGGCTCTACACCTCGCAGGATGTCGAGGCGGTGGAACTCGACGCCTACCTGACCGGGCTCGTGGAAGAGCTACAGCTCGCAATGAAGGCGTCGGGGCGCGACCATGCCATCCGCCTGCATGCGGAGCCGATCCGGCTGGCCACCGACAAGGCGGTCTCGCTCGGCGTCGTCGTGACCGAACTCGTCACCAACGCCTACAAGTATGCCTATCCCGCCGAGACCCAGGGCGAAATCCGCGTCCAGGTGATGCGCGAGGGGCCCGACACGCTCTCCCTCGCCGTCGAGGATGACGGGATCGGCTGGACGGGTGAGGGGCAGGCGAAAGGCACCGGCCTCGGCTCACGCATCATCCGGGCCATGGCCTCCAACCTGCGCTCGGTGCTGACCTACGTTCCCGGCCCGAGCGGAACACGCGCCGTCCTGTCGTTTCAAGCCTGA
- a CDS encoding sigma-70 family RNA polymerase sigma factor, translating into MPKTTLDDLTLRLDDEVPTLPADVQQRLGALLAEAYAQVPGNPNIEAGRFDALLARLETVLVAQEGKDEESFRASIIEMTPRLYNFAMSLTKNPSAADDLVQDTFLRAWRSRSRFTVGTNLGAWLFTIMRNAFYSRHRKEVREVADSDGDYAERLAAAPEQSGHVDLMDAQTALAKLPLPMRQALILVAIENLSYEEAANVMNCRIGTVKSRVWRAREQLAQILGYSAADVGSDSMTLSAVSGSTWMA; encoded by the coding sequence ATGCCAAAGACGACCCTCGACGACCTCACCTTGCGCCTCGACGACGAGGTGCCGACGCTCCCTGCTGACGTCCAGCAACGCCTTGGAGCGCTTCTTGCGGAAGCCTACGCGCAGGTGCCGGGCAATCCGAATATCGAGGCCGGTCGCTTCGACGCTCTTCTGGCTAGGTTGGAGACCGTCCTCGTCGCTCAAGAGGGGAAGGACGAGGAATCGTTCCGAGCCTCGATCATCGAGATGACGCCGCGCCTCTACAACTTCGCGATGTCGCTGACGAAGAATCCGTCGGCCGCCGACGACCTCGTGCAGGATACGTTCCTGCGGGCCTGGCGCAGCCGCTCCCGCTTCACCGTCGGCACCAATCTCGGCGCGTGGTTGTTCACGATCATGCGCAACGCCTTCTACTCGCGCCACCGCAAGGAGGTGCGCGAGGTCGCCGACAGCGACGGCGATTACGCCGAGCGGCTCGCTGCGGCACCCGAGCAATCGGGCCATGTCGATCTGATGGACGCGCAGACGGCGCTCGCCAAGCTACCCTTGCCGATGCGGCAAGCGTTGATCCTCGTGGCGATCGAGAACCTCAGCTACGAGGAGGCGGCCAACGTCATGAATTGCCGCATCGGCACGGTGAAGAGCCGGGTCTGGCGTGCCCGAGAACAACTCGCGCAGATCCTCGGTTACAGCGCCGCCGATGTCGGCTCGGACAGCATGACGCTCTCCGCCGTCAGCGGCTCGACGTGGATGGCCTGA